In Alteromonas mediterranea DE, a single genomic region encodes these proteins:
- a CDS encoding ABC transporter ATP-binding protein, with translation MLIIKELKKSFSDAGTPLLNNLSLNTRKGESISIQGASGCGKSTLLSLIAGFEKPDSGDILVNNLSIVNSGSNLKKIDNFRKENLGIVFQSFNLFDCFNAWDNIAFTARLKGNVDKDYQLALMKQLGILSLAQHPISSLSGGEQQRCAIARALVHRPALVLADEPTGNLDEATSDTVSDLLFETCRHTNTTLVVVTHSNEVAVKADRALQLHQGVLERANIDNATLTTAR, from the coding sequence ATGCTAATTATAAAAGAGCTCAAAAAATCATTTTCAGACGCCGGAACACCATTGCTTAATAACCTTTCTCTTAACACACGAAAGGGCGAGTCGATTAGCATTCAGGGGGCATCAGGCTGCGGAAAATCCACATTACTTTCATTAATAGCAGGTTTCGAGAAGCCAGATAGCGGCGACATTTTGGTTAATAACTTGTCGATTGTGAATAGCGGCAGCAACCTCAAAAAAATTGATAATTTTCGCAAAGAAAACCTTGGTATTGTCTTTCAGAGCTTTAACCTGTTCGATTGTTTCAACGCGTGGGACAACATTGCCTTTACCGCAAGGCTTAAAGGAAACGTTGATAAAGACTACCAGCTAGCGCTTATGAAGCAGCTCGGTATTTTATCTCTTGCTCAACACCCCATAAGTAGCTTATCTGGGGGCGAACAGCAACGGTGCGCTATTGCACGAGCGCTGGTTCACCGCCCAGCCCTTGTCCTTGCCGACGAGCCCACCGGTAATCTTGATGAAGCCACCAGCGATACAGTATCTGACTTGCTCTTTGAAACCTGTAGACACACTAACACCACGCTTGTAGTGGTTACACACAGTAATGAAGTAGCGGTAAAAGCCGATCGTGCGCTGCAGTTACATCAAGGCGTGCTTGAACGCGCTAACATTGACAATGCCACACTAACCACAGCTCGTTAG
- a CDS encoding glutathionylspermidine synthase family protein yields MFRMPCQPRKGWQQLANEFGFHFHTMYGEPYWDETAYYQFTLAQIENDIEDPTAELHQMCLAVTEDVVNSEALLRRFRIPEKHWDLVRHSWLDRDTSLYSRLDLVYNGKGPAKLLENNADTPTSLYESGFWQWLWLSQNVDGGKLPLHADQFNSLQEKLVHRFREIALHYGINQMHMACCEDTVEDRGTVQYLQDCAKEAGLQADFVFIEDIGLADTGVFTDLKDAPITDCFKLYPWEFMLREEFGDVLEDAQVNWIEPPWKSIISNKALLPQLWKKFEGHPNLLPAFFSDEVSNNGLSGKWIKKPLFSREGANVSIIEDGVENLLSDGPYGEEGFIVQAFEPLPVFEGNHTLIGSWLVDDMPAGISVREDASAITQDLSRYLPHIIL; encoded by the coding sequence ATGTTTAGAATGCCTTGTCAGCCACGCAAAGGCTGGCAGCAGCTGGCCAATGAATTCGGTTTTCACTTTCACACCATGTATGGCGAGCCCTACTGGGATGAAACGGCTTATTATCAATTCACGCTAGCACAAATTGAAAACGACATTGAAGACCCCACCGCCGAGTTACACCAGATGTGCTTGGCAGTAACCGAAGATGTGGTTAACAGTGAAGCATTACTTCGTCGATTTCGCATTCCCGAGAAGCATTGGGATTTGGTTAGACATAGCTGGCTTGACCGCGACACAAGTCTGTATTCACGCTTAGATCTCGTTTATAACGGAAAGGGCCCTGCCAAACTACTGGAAAATAATGCAGATACGCCCACCAGCTTGTATGAATCGGGGTTCTGGCAGTGGCTATGGCTTTCGCAAAATGTAGATGGCGGTAAGCTCCCTTTGCACGCCGACCAATTCAATAGTTTGCAAGAAAAGTTGGTTCATCGCTTTCGTGAAATTGCGCTTCACTATGGCATTAACCAGATGCACATGGCGTGCTGTGAGGACACAGTGGAAGACCGAGGCACGGTGCAATACCTTCAAGATTGCGCGAAAGAAGCGGGGCTTCAGGCAGACTTTGTGTTTATTGAAGATATCGGGCTTGCCGATACGGGCGTGTTCACCGACCTAAAAGACGCCCCAATAACAGACTGTTTTAAGCTTTACCCATGGGAATTTATGCTGCGGGAAGAGTTTGGTGACGTATTGGAAGACGCGCAAGTCAATTGGATTGAGCCGCCGTGGAAGTCGATAATTTCAAACAAAGCATTGCTGCCCCAGCTTTGGAAAAAATTTGAAGGACACCCTAACCTTCTACCGGCCTTTTTTTCAGATGAAGTAAGCAATAATGGCTTGTCGGGGAAGTGGATTAAAAAACCGCTGTTTTCCAGGGAAGGGGCAAACGTGTCTATTATTGAAGATGGTGTCGAAAACCTACTTAGTGACGGCCCTTATGGTGAGGAAGGGTTTATTGTCCAAGCATTTGAACCATTGCCGGTTTTCGAGGGTAACCATACACTTATTGGTAGTTGGTTAGTGGACGATATGCCAGCAGGCATCTCTGTAAGAGAAGACGCGTCTGCCATCACACAAGATTTATCCCGCTACCTTCCCCATATCATTCTTTAA
- a CDS encoding rhomboid family intramembrane serine protease — MKSLSFQIRVLLTLGALLIVIEVANLLTGNSLNQFGVVPRTLSHLPYIFTAPFLHGTPTHLMANLVPLLLFMWLTMQWGRRTFLIATLSALLVGGVGVWLFGRSATHIGASGMVYGYFGFLVLAGFRSNKIRYLLISLVVAALYGGMLVGVLPTSKFISFEYHLFGFLGGLFAAWHWAR; from the coding sequence ATGAAGTCGCTTTCATTTCAAATTCGAGTTTTACTGACCTTAGGCGCACTGCTTATTGTGATTGAAGTGGCCAACCTGCTTACCGGTAATAGCCTCAACCAATTCGGTGTTGTACCTCGCACGCTATCCCACCTGCCCTATATTTTTACGGCGCCTTTTTTACACGGTACGCCAACGCATTTAATGGCGAACTTGGTCCCGTTGCTGTTGTTTATGTGGCTTACTATGCAATGGGGACGACGCACATTTTTAATTGCCACGTTAAGCGCGTTGCTTGTAGGTGGCGTAGGCGTGTGGCTTTTTGGACGAAGCGCAACGCATATAGGCGCTAGCGGCATGGTTTACGGCTACTTTGGCTTTCTGGTTTTAGCCGGATTTCGCAGCAATAAAATACGCTATTTGCTTATTTCCTTAGTGGTGGCCGCGCTTTATGGTGGGATGCTGGTGGGTGTGCTGCCAACTTCAAAATTTATTTCCTTTGAATATCATCTGTTTGGCTTTCTAGGCGGCTTATTTGCCGCATGGCACTGGGCACGCTAA
- the glsB gene encoding glutaminase B has product MLSLLQDIYDEVEPMLGMGKVADYIPALATVNPRQFGISICDTQGHITSIGDASVPFSIQSISKVFNLVLSINHYGETMWDRVGCEPSGLPFNSLVQLEYEHGLPRNPFINAGALVVSDMVQSRFASPHIAMRDFVRRLSCNGEIVVNKEVAESEFEHRSRNAAMAYLMKAYGNFENEVEDVLRNYFHNCALEMSCEDLARSTSFLANGGFSTCANEQVLTPYQTKQVNALLATSGMYDEAGSFAFKVGLPGKSGVGGGIVAVVPGRFSICVFSPALNSVGNSQLGVAALTSLSERINWSIY; this is encoded by the coding sequence ATGCTGTCGTTACTTCAAGATATATACGATGAAGTTGAACCTATGTTGGGTATGGGCAAGGTTGCAGATTACATACCCGCCCTGGCTACGGTAAACCCGAGGCAGTTTGGCATTTCAATTTGTGATACCCAAGGTCATATAACCTCTATTGGCGATGCCAGCGTGCCTTTCTCAATTCAGAGTATTTCAAAGGTGTTTAATTTGGTGTTATCCATTAACCACTATGGGGAAACTATGTGGGATAGGGTAGGGTGCGAGCCATCCGGTTTACCTTTTAACTCATTAGTGCAGTTAGAGTACGAACATGGTCTTCCTCGTAACCCCTTTATCAACGCCGGCGCGTTGGTAGTAAGTGATATGGTACAGTCTCGTTTTGCCTCGCCGCATATTGCCATGAGAGACTTCGTTAGGCGCTTAAGCTGTAACGGCGAAATTGTGGTGAACAAAGAAGTAGCAGAATCGGAATTTGAGCACCGTTCTCGTAACGCAGCCATGGCGTATTTGATGAAAGCTTACGGTAACTTTGAGAACGAGGTTGAAGACGTACTTCGTAACTATTTCCATAATTGTGCGTTAGAAATGAGCTGTGAAGATTTAGCCCGCTCCACTAGTTTCCTAGCCAACGGCGGCTTCTCAACTTGTGCTAATGAGCAGGTATTAACGCCTTACCAAACGAAACAAGTTAACGCGCTTTTAGCAACCAGCGGCATGTACGACGAAGCAGGTAGCTTCGCCTTTAAGGTAGGCCTGCCGGGTAAAAGTGGTGTGGGCGGCGGTATTGTTGCCGTTGTGCCGGGCCGTTTTTCAATTTGCGTTTTCTCACCGGCACTTAATAGTGTGGGCAATTCACAACTTGGTGTAGCGGCATTAACCTCGCTCAGTGAGCGAATAAACTGGTCTATTTATTAG
- a CDS encoding lipocalin-like domain-containing protein, with the protein MTQGRPANKMLSALCLKPLTRFSFSLLVLFAACCLLNACDSAPVDGNAALRDIRGEESSAPNRFFGDIKSSEVFATVERDNYLSLPSDHESHPDFQLEWWYLTFVLTSDTGEELGLQYTLFRFNTDSRGDQQHAKSHWANTQQWMGHASLHTKNRHYFEERFAAGNVGNAYVKRQPFTAVVDDWQWKSTATNNSKEAASESNGMFPSSLLFTFGNEKKNAKSSVVAMNAALPTATSPSSQYTLDNNVVSVSLNLSATGPFIKHGDNGYSKKTEDGRLRSYYYSQPFIQANGTVNIEGKTLKVSGKGWFDHEWTSHLANSQAMGWDWFSLHLDDGSKLMAFRMHASTGRSKNEKNEVYTTASYITTEGIKETIDQASISITPVKYETIKSGETNRTVPTAWQIRIPKKNINATVAAFKKNQWNDSLFPYYEGRVKISGSHSGSGFMELTGY; encoded by the coding sequence ATGACACAAGGTAGACCTGCTAACAAAATGCTTAGTGCGCTTTGTTTAAAACCGCTTACACGCTTTTCATTCTCGCTGTTAGTGTTATTTGCCGCGTGCTGTTTGCTTAACGCCTGCGATAGCGCACCTGTTGATGGCAATGCGGCATTGAGAGACATCAGAGGTGAAGAAAGCAGCGCGCCAAACCGTTTTTTTGGCGATATAAAGTCAAGCGAGGTATTCGCTACCGTTGAGCGCGATAATTATCTATCCTTACCTTCTGACCACGAAAGCCATCCCGATTTTCAGTTAGAATGGTGGTACCTAACCTTTGTGCTAACAAGCGATACAGGTGAAGAGTTAGGCCTTCAATATACGCTTTTTCGCTTTAATACCGATAGTAGGGGCGATCAGCAACACGCCAAAAGCCATTGGGCGAATACCCAACAGTGGATGGGACATGCATCGCTGCATACAAAAAACAGACATTATTTCGAAGAGCGTTTTGCTGCCGGCAACGTGGGTAATGCTTACGTAAAAAGGCAGCCCTTTACAGCTGTCGTTGACGATTGGCAATGGAAAAGCACTGCGACTAATAACAGTAAAGAAGCCGCGAGTGAAAGTAATGGGATGTTCCCCTCTTCGTTATTATTTACGTTTGGCAATGAAAAGAAAAACGCAAAGAGCAGCGTAGTGGCAATGAATGCAGCGCTACCAACAGCAACATCACCTTCATCACAATACACCTTAGATAATAACGTGGTTAGCGTGTCACTAAACTTAAGTGCTACAGGCCCGTTTATAAAACATGGCGATAACGGCTACAGCAAGAAAACAGAAGACGGGCGCTTGCGCTCGTATTATTACAGCCAGCCTTTTATTCAGGCGAATGGCACCGTAAACATCGAAGGTAAAACGCTAAAGGTAAGCGGTAAAGGCTGGTTTGATCACGAGTGGACGAGCCATTTAGCCAATAGCCAAGCAATGGGGTGGGATTGGTTTTCACTGCACCTAGACGATGGCAGTAAACTCATGGCTTTTCGCATGCATGCAAGCACTGGGCGCAGCAAAAACGAAAAAAACGAGGTTTACACGACCGCCAGCTATATTACTACAGAGGGTATAAAAGAAACCATCGACCAAGCGAGCATATCTATAACACCGGTGAAATACGAAACGATTAAATCTGGTGAAACTAACCGAACAGTCCCAACCGCTTGGCAAATACGCATACCAAAAAAGAACATCAACGCAACTGTTGCCGCATTTAAGAAAAACCAGTGGAACGACAGCCTTTTCCCCTACTATGAAGGGCGCGTTAAAATAAGTGGTTCACACTCAGGCAGCGGCTTTATGGAGCTAACGGGCTACTAA
- a CDS encoding FtsX-like permease family protein, whose protein sequence is MLRTLLLTTSALFAMARKRPWEPLLIMFAILLANAGLITVLLINEGATQGELLQREQGILSNNIVVPADKATHFSKEQYALIRQSGFTQLIAFAERNIVLTCEDNEKSPVMLKLIGVDTQPFLGSTFKGLPQREVSRLQSMASQAASTSPQVNSKTRVFRSGRSPSFPVNGLIHPATSTKLSCHKVLREVDNPPLWPASVTAVTTSAAPHNTLLIAIADFYKGEVHIANDAANHAYHEEPTSMQVPLAGFISFVSLTEEDIRHLEALLGTRVSVAGGDAINETGSLPESFRLNLWAMSALMGVVALFIVLNALNLMYRTRLPNIIRLRQLGVSTATLISALYVELFLYCIVSTPLGIFVGFQAASFLSPVISGTFASLFSAVFVNPDVNLLALFTLALTVTFSSLVLFALVPIKTLSNALTLKRVKEGKSLPLVVVLAASVTAVVFLILIEKLIASTATALLFVALLLLFSCALVLLWLPILSKGLASMAPKKWPVFYYVIANMHLLSGKTRLAVCAFFIALTANIGMNTMTDSFRNATEQWLTQRLYSPYYLYTDLPLSKVTLPPSLSSTPLLKAQGEVLGVYPNSSKTIAANTPASAVSISSYPVHQTGKNALVLDALAEPSLDAAWSKFVTGKGVFINQQLAFAHGIELVNTLRIENIRLRNSPSSASFAQTSSKPGALEEVSDILSTTPTWKVLGIYPDYGNLNGQILVPLPYFSQDNDVIKNALFSGVMALYPANQDTGNSALFNGMAGQNTTPNTKVDDALSALTAKEGEYTLYAKQELLDISMQTFDRTFVLTDGLNITTLLVAGIAFAVSLTVLTLGSAAELSVLRALGVSQFKVKLALFMQYMLLCLLSALLAIPFGIYLAYVFINLVNRYAFNWVYPLAINTQVLFASVGVSLLIVSLVLLLPLGKLRPKIDLRQEAQL, encoded by the coding sequence ATGTTGCGTACGTTGCTTCTAACCACATCGGCCCTGTTTGCCATGGCGAGAAAGCGGCCTTGGGAGCCACTGCTTATTATGTTTGCAATACTGTTAGCAAACGCTGGGCTTATCACCGTATTACTTATAAACGAAGGCGCCACCCAGGGAGAATTATTACAGCGCGAGCAAGGGATACTTTCTAACAACATCGTTGTACCTGCTGATAAGGCTACCCACTTCAGCAAAGAACAATACGCGCTAATTCGACAAAGTGGCTTTACTCAACTTATTGCATTTGCCGAACGAAACATCGTTTTAACCTGCGAAGACAATGAAAAAAGCCCGGTAATGCTCAAACTCATTGGCGTAGACACGCAGCCCTTTTTAGGCAGCACTTTTAAAGGTTTACCCCAACGTGAAGTAAGTCGCCTTCAAAGTATGGCTTCACAAGCGGCTTCAACGTCACCACAGGTAAACAGTAAAACCCGTGTATTTAGATCAGGACGCTCACCTTCGTTTCCCGTCAATGGGCTTATTCACCCTGCGACCAGCACGAAGCTTTCTTGTCACAAGGTGTTAAGGGAAGTGGATAACCCCCCGCTATGGCCGGCATCGGTTACCGCGGTAACGACAAGCGCTGCGCCCCACAATACCCTTTTAATTGCTATTGCTGATTTTTACAAAGGGGAAGTACACATAGCCAACGATGCAGCGAATCACGCTTATCATGAGGAACCAACGTCAATGCAGGTGCCGCTTGCGGGGTTCATCTCGTTCGTTTCCCTTACCGAAGAAGATATCCGTCATTTAGAAGCGCTCCTTGGCACAAGAGTGTCTGTGGCCGGCGGCGATGCAATCAACGAAACGGGCTCGCTGCCAGAGAGCTTTAGGCTAAACCTGTGGGCCATGAGCGCACTTATGGGCGTGGTAGCCCTGTTTATTGTACTTAATGCGCTCAATTTAATGTACCGCACTCGCCTGCCCAATATCATTCGGCTGCGTCAGCTTGGCGTCTCTACCGCGACACTAATCAGCGCCCTATATGTAGAACTTTTTTTATATTGCATAGTGAGCACCCCGTTAGGCATTTTCGTCGGCTTTCAAGCCGCCTCTTTCTTGTCGCCCGTTATAAGTGGCACCTTTGCGTCGCTGTTCAGTGCGGTGTTCGTGAACCCAGATGTAAACTTACTTGCTTTGTTTACCCTCGCCCTTACCGTAACCTTTTCATCGTTAGTCCTGTTTGCGTTAGTTCCCATTAAAACACTTTCTAATGCATTAACCTTAAAACGGGTAAAAGAAGGGAAAAGCCTACCTTTGGTTGTGGTGCTTGCGGCGTCTGTAACGGCTGTCGTGTTTTTAATCCTTATTGAAAAGCTTATTGCTTCGACCGCAACAGCGCTGCTGTTCGTTGCGTTACTGCTGTTATTTAGCTGCGCACTGGTATTACTTTGGCTGCCAATACTATCTAAAGGCTTGGCGAGCATGGCTCCCAAAAAGTGGCCGGTATTTTATTATGTTATTGCAAACATGCACTTGCTTTCGGGCAAAACCCGGTTAGCCGTGTGTGCTTTTTTCATTGCGTTAACGGCCAACATTGGCATGAACACCATGACCGACAGTTTCAGAAACGCAACTGAGCAGTGGTTAACTCAAAGACTTTATTCTCCCTACTACCTGTACACCGATTTACCGCTGTCGAAGGTCACACTCCCGCCATCCCTTTCTTCAACACCGCTACTTAAAGCGCAAGGTGAAGTGTTAGGCGTTTACCCTAATAGCTCGAAAACAATAGCTGCCAATACGCCTGCTTCGGCGGTATCAATAAGCAGTTATCCGGTGCATCAAACGGGTAAAAACGCCCTAGTACTTGATGCACTCGCCGAGCCGAGCCTAGATGCTGCGTGGAGTAAATTTGTGACAGGGAAAGGGGTATTTATCAACCAGCAACTGGCTTTTGCCCACGGTATTGAATTAGTCAATACGCTACGTATTGAAAACATTAGGCTGCGCAATTCTCCTTCCTCTGCGAGCTTTGCGCAAACCTCCTCCAAACCGGGCGCTTTGGAGGAGGTTTCCGACATTTTATCTACCACACCAACGTGGAAGGTCTTGGGTATCTATCCTGATTACGGCAATTTGAACGGCCAAATATTAGTGCCCCTCCCCTACTTTTCCCAAGACAACGACGTTATCAAAAACGCGCTATTTTCTGGAGTAATGGCCCTGTACCCCGCCAACCAAGACACCGGTAATAGCGCTTTATTTAATGGCATGGCCGGGCAAAATACTACACCTAACACAAAAGTTGACGATGCATTAAGCGCGCTGACGGCAAAGGAAGGGGAATACACACTTTATGCAAAGCAAGAGCTGCTGGATATTTCCATGCAAACTTTCGACCGTACCTTTGTATTAACTGATGGCCTTAATATTACTACTTTACTCGTTGCTGGCATTGCATTTGCTGTTTCTCTTACCGTACTTACCTTAGGAAGTGCTGCCGAGCTATCTGTATTAAGGGCGCTTGGCGTAAGCCAGTTCAAAGTAAAGTTAGCGCTTTTTATGCAATACATGTTGCTGTGTTTGCTTTCGGCACTACTCGCTATTCCTTTCGGTATTTATCTGGCGTATGTGTTTATTAACTTGGTAAATAGGTATGCATTTAATTGGGTGTACCCGCTTGCTATAAACACTCAGGTACTGTTCGCAAGCGTAGGAGTATCTCTACTTATTGTATCGCTCGTGCTTTTGCTTCCCTTAGGAAAACTAAGGCCCAAAATTGATCTTAGACAGGAAGCGCAGCTATGA
- a CDS encoding VC0807 family protein has translation MSAVQQPTQKNQGFFGNLAFNIVIPVVLMSYASSEDYLGPAWSIVAALSFPIGYGLWDLKESGKVNGFSVLGIISVLLTGGFSLLKLPAEYIAIKEAAIPGLIGIAVLATQYSNKPLVKMLILNDQIINWPHLNQVLDAKGKQPEFKKKIAVSSYIVASSFFLSSALNYILAKMILVSEPGTTAYTEELGRMTALSYPVIVIPSMILLVAALWYLFAQIKKITGEELDNFINQ, from the coding sequence ATGTCAGCAGTACAACAACCTACACAGAAGAACCAGGGCTTTTTCGGCAACTTAGCGTTTAACATTGTTATTCCTGTCGTGCTAATGAGCTATGCAAGTTCAGAAGATTACTTAGGCCCAGCCTGGAGTATAGTCGCAGCCCTTAGCTTCCCAATAGGCTATGGTTTGTGGGATTTAAAAGAGTCCGGCAAAGTTAACGGCTTTTCCGTTTTGGGTATTATCAGCGTACTACTAACCGGCGGGTTTAGTTTGCTCAAGCTTCCGGCTGAATATATCGCCATCAAAGAGGCCGCTATTCCGGGCCTTATCGGTATTGCCGTCCTCGCTACGCAGTACTCTAATAAGCCGTTAGTGAAAATGCTTATTTTGAACGACCAGATAATAAACTGGCCGCACTTGAATCAGGTACTTGACGCTAAAGGGAAACAACCCGAATTCAAAAAGAAAATTGCAGTAAGCTCGTATATCGTAGCGAGCTCATTTTTCCTTTCATCAGCACTTAACTATATTTTGGCAAAAATGATCCTGGTCAGTGAGCCGGGTACCACGGCCTACACCGAAGAACTTGGTCGCATGACCGCGTTAAGCTACCCCGTCATTGTTATTCCCAGCATGATTTTGCTTGTTGCAGCGCTTTGGTATTTATTCGCCCAAATCAAAAAAATTACGGGTGAAGAACTCGATAACTTCATAAACCAGTAA